One segment of Acidianus sp. HS-5 DNA contains the following:
- a CDS encoding V-type ATP synthase subunit E codes for MELNDLLEYAIKKVMEDIRENLEQALAEANKVIDNKYNDILSDYDKKIKDLIAKRKEQIEGEKAKLDVENKRAILNEENYWLQKVYDEVVKNISVVTSSKEYADGLQSIIKREISPGNKVKIICNKSDIDLIKKILKDSKLNADVEVDNNLLGGIKIYYSDVGLIRDYSLNLILSQVFESVKPKVAEILFGGENGR; via the coding sequence ATGGAATTAAACGATCTATTAGAGTATGCTATTAAAAAAGTTATGGAAGATATAAGGGAAAATTTAGAACAAGCCTTAGCTGAGGCTAATAAAGTAATTGATAACAAGTATAATGATATACTTTCTGATTACGATAAGAAGATAAAAGATTTGATTGCAAAAAGAAAGGAGCAAATAGAAGGAGAGAAAGCTAAACTTGATGTGGAAAATAAGAGGGCAATATTAAATGAGGAGAATTACTGGTTACAGAAGGTTTATGACGAGGTAGTAAAGAACATTAGTGTAGTAACTTCTTCTAAGGAGTATGCGGACGGCTTACAGTCAATAATAAAAAGAGAAATTTCACCTGGTAACAAAGTTAAGATAATATGCAATAAGAGTGACATAGATCTTATCAAGAAGATTCTTAAAGATAGTAAATTAAACGCAGACGTTGAGGTTGATAATAATTTACTCGGAGGCATAAAAATTTATTATTCTGACGTTGGACTAATAAGGGATTATTCGTTAAATCTTATATTAAGTCAAGTTTTTGAATCAGTTAAACCTAAAGTTGCAGAAATATTATTTGGTGGTGAAAATGGTAGGTAA
- a CDS encoding V-type ATP synthase subunit F: MGKILLLGDRYTVSLFRMMGAEGKVVEDPYALEDEIKNVRKMEDVDLVLITKDLYDPVREKLDAVISSQTKPLITVIPSPYSEAEPMDVKKLILRALGFG, from the coding sequence ATGGGAAAGATTTTGCTTCTTGGAGATAGATATACGGTATCTTTGTTTAGAATGATGGGAGCTGAAGGAAAAGTTGTAGAAGATCCTTATGCGTTAGAAGATGAGATAAAAAATGTTAGAAAAATGGAGGATGTTGATCTAGTTTTAATTACTAAAGATTTGTACGATCCCGTTAGGGAAAAGCTTGATGCTGTTATATCTTCTCAAACAAAACCTTTAATTACAGTAATTCCTTCTCCTTATAGTGAAGCTGAACCTATGGATGTGAAAAAATTGATCTTAAGAGCATTAGGCTTTGGGTGA
- a CDS encoding V-type ATP synthase subunit I: MILPEKMSRVQILANKELLNDVVTKLLKFQNFEPEEPEEPISNERFEDARRRLGVIQEHLNKFQIIMDLAGVTIEAKGKMKPGDWNKIADEVDAEASKEEDRYKDLLEEIGKIKSELDLYRAQLNEVLPFKDITVDLNKLYNLKLFDIYLLTVLPNQLDKLKFDSTLTLTRKINEKTYAVILISRKNTLQKEKIEKEIGAKVFETPEGKSPYEVYNEVQSKINELTKILEETRAKLKEKLRACESYVKEIYGKLLTIRDALTIVSRARVSEFYVQIEGYAPTKLVKKIKEQLKGEAFITERMPRRYGEKDKPPTLISLPKSIRVIESVVELYGTPSYWEISPIIFLIFTFPILFGLMFPDFGNALVVFLFAVWFYKYGKRKGSENTEKLSLVLIYSSIVAMITGLLAREFFGPVLVGGPREVFNSNKYPVGPLYHIWPVPVSVSNSLEYLIPFGHYSILSTEIEDTMILSIFIGALALFVSSLLGVINAVDKKDQEFLLYEKLPLLILYTVPLILFGYGFIDITDYFGKVECLLGGLLTNIFSFPPNLSTPTYTLAYILILWVEIGLIYNWISKVILIKRHEGHVGLGAAIGMGFIEGGFEAGILLLSNTISFIRILVFALAHYYLLYAFSYMGLLVLYSSVPYAAAVIIAGIIIALGNLLAIALEGLIVFIQDMRLHFYEMFSKFYEGQGRPFMPVMNYVELEEGEKEVARKEAIEVKAA, from the coding sequence TTGATTCTTCCCGAGAAGATGAGTAGGGTACAGATTTTAGCTAATAAAGAACTCTTAAACGACGTAGTTACTAAACTTTTAAAATTTCAGAATTTCGAGCCTGAAGAACCTGAAGAGCCTATCTCTAATGAAAGATTTGAAGATGCTAGAAGAAGACTCGGAGTAATACAAGAGCACTTAAACAAATTCCAAATCATTATGGACTTAGCAGGTGTTACAATAGAAGCAAAGGGGAAAATGAAACCTGGAGATTGGAATAAAATTGCAGATGAAGTAGATGCAGAGGCTTCTAAAGAAGAAGACAGATATAAGGATTTACTAGAGGAAATAGGTAAAATAAAGAGCGAGTTGGACTTATATAGGGCACAGTTAAACGAAGTATTGCCATTTAAAGATATAACCGTTGATTTGAATAAATTATACAATTTAAAATTATTTGATATATATTTACTTACGGTTCTTCCAAATCAATTGGATAAATTAAAGTTTGATAGCACACTTACTCTAACTAGAAAAATAAATGAGAAAACTTACGCGGTAATTCTCATCTCACGTAAAAATACGTTACAAAAAGAGAAAATAGAAAAAGAAATAGGAGCAAAAGTTTTCGAAACACCAGAAGGAAAATCGCCTTATGAAGTTTATAATGAAGTGCAATCCAAAATTAACGAGTTAACTAAAATCCTGGAAGAAACTAGAGCAAAATTGAAGGAAAAATTAAGAGCATGCGAAAGTTATGTGAAGGAAATTTACGGAAAATTACTTACAATAAGAGACGCTTTAACTATCGTATCAAGAGCCAGAGTCTCAGAGTTTTATGTGCAGATTGAAGGTTACGCTCCGACAAAGTTAGTTAAAAAAATTAAGGAACAATTAAAAGGAGAAGCTTTCATCACAGAAAGAATGCCTAGAAGATATGGAGAAAAGGATAAGCCTCCAACATTGATAAGCCTCCCTAAAAGCATTAGAGTAATAGAGTCTGTAGTAGAACTTTACGGTACACCTTCATATTGGGAAATTTCTCCGATTATATTCCTCATATTCACTTTCCCAATCCTATTTGGGTTAATGTTTCCAGACTTCGGTAACGCTTTAGTAGTCTTTCTTTTTGCAGTTTGGTTTTACAAATATGGAAAAAGAAAAGGTAGTGAAAATACAGAAAAACTTAGTCTCGTATTAATATATTCAAGCATTGTTGCAATGATTACGGGATTGCTAGCTAGAGAATTTTTCGGTCCAGTATTAGTAGGAGGACCCAGGGAAGTATTTAACAGCAATAAGTATCCTGTAGGACCTTTATACCACATATGGCCAGTTCCGGTAAGCGTTTCTAACTCACTAGAGTATTTAATACCCTTTGGTCATTATTCCATTTTATCTACAGAGATTGAAGATACAATGATATTATCAATATTTATAGGAGCACTAGCATTGTTCGTAAGCTCATTACTTGGCGTAATTAATGCAGTAGATAAAAAAGACCAAGAGTTCTTATTATATGAAAAATTACCGCTGTTAATACTTTATACAGTACCGCTTATACTATTTGGATATGGATTTATTGATATAACTGATTATTTCGGGAAGGTAGAGTGCTTACTGGGTGGCTTGCTTACAAACATATTCAGTTTTCCGCCAAATCTTTCAACACCAACATATACTTTAGCATACATACTCATATTATGGGTTGAAATAGGATTAATTTACAACTGGATAAGTAAGGTAATCCTAATAAAAAGACATGAAGGTCACGTAGGATTAGGAGCTGCAATAGGTATGGGTTTTATAGAAGGAGGTTTCGAAGCCGGAATATTATTACTCTCCAATACTATATCATTTATAAGAATTTTAGTGTTCGCATTAGCTCATTATTACTTACTTTACGCATTTAGCTATATGGGGCTCTTAGTATTGTATAGTTCAGTTCCTTATGCAGCAGCAGTCATAATAGCAGGAATAATAATAGCATTAGGTAACTTACTGGCAATAGCATTAGAAGGTTTAATAGTATTTATACAAGATATGAGGCTTCACTTCTATGAAATGTTCAGCAAATTCTACGAAGGACAAGGAAGACCGTTCATGCCTGTAATGAATTATGTAGAATTAGAAGAAGGAGAAAAAGAGGTAGCGAGAAAAGAAGCTATCGAAGTAAAGGCGGCCTAA
- the metG gene encoding methionine--tRNA ligase, with amino-acid sequence MKVYVASAWPYVEAVPHLGNLIGSVLSADVFARYARLKYGKDNVVFVSGSDEHGTPIEVEAIKRKVNPKDLTNQAHEYDKKLFLEVWKISYDNYTRTESEIHKKFVKEFLLSVQDYIKVQEEEMPYCEHDKIFLPDRFIKGTCPYCGYEDARGDQCDRCGRLLSPTLLINPRCAICGSKPVIKETKHWFFDLSQFSDKLKEWLENNKDMPENVKSVALSWIQEGLKPRSLTRDTSWGISAPFEGAEGKTIYVWFEALLGYISATIEYFEKNGNPDKWKEFWFGADVKSYYFIGKDNIPFHAVIFPAMLMASNKGYKLPSVISSTEYLMYEGQKFSKSRRIGIWIDEAPKLMDVDYWRYILIRLRPEEKDTNFLWREVIRIINTELNDDIGNYVNRVITMVNRYFKGYIPNFNEDKLDDEDRKFIELVKNAPVRVSQLFEKGKLKAGSDEIIRIAREGNAYLNLKAPWDKVKSDIKIAENTLYIASNSVRALSILLYPIIPLSAEKIYNQLGFKDIDNEKWDSAGEFILDHNHKVEQASPIFKKIDPNFEKELSEKLEIIRKDLDNIRPPLLR; translated from the coding sequence ATGAAAGTTTATGTAGCCTCAGCTTGGCCATACGTAGAAGCAGTACCGCACTTAGGAAATTTAATAGGTTCAGTACTTTCTGCAGATGTTTTTGCGAGATATGCTAGATTAAAGTACGGTAAAGATAATGTAGTTTTTGTAAGCGGAAGCGATGAGCACGGTACTCCTATAGAGGTTGAGGCAATAAAAAGAAAGGTTAATCCTAAAGATTTAACCAACCAGGCTCATGAGTACGATAAGAAGTTATTTTTAGAAGTTTGGAAAATAAGTTACGATAATTATACAAGGACTGAGTCTGAGATCCATAAGAAATTCGTAAAGGAATTCCTCCTAAGTGTTCAAGATTATATCAAAGTTCAGGAAGAAGAAATGCCCTATTGTGAGCATGATAAAATATTCTTGCCAGATCGTTTTATAAAAGGCACTTGTCCCTACTGCGGTTATGAAGACGCTAGAGGAGATCAGTGTGATAGATGTGGGAGATTACTCTCTCCAACTCTCTTAATAAATCCTAGATGCGCAATATGCGGTTCAAAGCCAGTAATAAAGGAGACAAAGCATTGGTTTTTTGACTTAAGTCAATTTTCTGATAAACTGAAGGAATGGCTGGAAAACAATAAGGACATGCCAGAAAATGTAAAATCTGTAGCATTAAGCTGGATTCAAGAGGGACTTAAGCCTAGAAGCTTAACTAGAGACACGTCTTGGGGGATTTCTGCACCTTTTGAAGGTGCTGAAGGTAAAACCATTTACGTGTGGTTTGAGGCCTTGCTCGGTTATATTTCTGCAACAATAGAATACTTTGAGAAGAACGGAAATCCGGATAAATGGAAGGAGTTCTGGTTTGGCGCCGATGTCAAGAGTTATTACTTTATAGGAAAGGATAACATACCATTTCACGCAGTTATATTCCCAGCAATGCTTATGGCGTCTAATAAGGGATACAAGTTGCCTTCAGTTATATCATCAACAGAGTATTTGATGTATGAAGGGCAAAAATTCAGTAAAAGCAGGAGAATAGGAATATGGATAGATGAAGCACCAAAGTTAATGGATGTAGATTATTGGAGATATATACTAATAAGATTAAGACCAGAGGAGAAGGATACAAACTTCTTATGGAGGGAAGTTATTAGAATAATAAATACTGAGCTTAATGATGATATAGGCAACTACGTTAATAGAGTTATAACCATGGTAAACAGGTACTTTAAAGGATATATTCCAAACTTTAATGAGGATAAACTTGACGATGAAGATAGGAAATTCATAGAGCTAGTTAAGAATGCTCCTGTAAGAGTTTCTCAGCTTTTTGAGAAAGGTAAATTGAAGGCAGGAAGTGATGAAATAATAAGGATAGCGAGGGAAGGCAATGCTTACCTTAATCTGAAGGCACCTTGGGATAAAGTTAAAAGCGACATTAAGATTGCTGAGAACACTTTATACATAGCATCAAATTCTGTGAGAGCTTTATCAATCTTACTTTATCCAATAATTCCACTGTCAGCTGAGAAAATTTATAATCAGTTAGGATTTAAGGACATCGATAATGAAAAATGGGACTCTGCAGGAGAATTCATATTAGATCATAATCATAAGGTAGAACAAGCTTCACCGATATTTAAGAAAATAGATCCCAATTTTGAAAAAGAACTTAGTGAAAAATTAGAGATAATTAGAAAAGACTTAGACAATATTAGGCCGCCTTTACTTCGATAG
- a CDS encoding DNA primase regulatory subunit PriL → MAIVNTEAYPFRVSLEQVLSRFGGLSFYDVISNNGDTIKEAKERINDIIKDKEIKHYKDTKNPQLLFYSVLLILSVLGDRKIAGKVCRKEAELFTEDLEKEDEENLLEMAKFLGIKVEKKKTEFHVTKGKVTLNYAIHFIDYLRLTKNLRKNSNFSLSSRILKDGYVFIDRKTMLSLIKEVIYEKMINLVKPIPLSEIPDTIKDLLLLRKGITPPCISELFKKEKNNDEELKILTVYMIDTGSSSDSILTMLKNKGVQNPEDFLNHFVKDRKTRYIIYNCDKLKKMNLCVSECGVRNPLQLYFGKLANTS, encoded by the coding sequence GTGGCAATAGTAAATACTGAAGCTTATCCGTTTAGAGTAAGTTTAGAGCAAGTTCTCTCTAGGTTTGGTGGATTATCATTTTATGATGTAATTTCAAATAATGGAGATACGATAAAAGAGGCTAAGGAAAGGATAAACGACATAATCAAGGACAAAGAAATAAAGCATTATAAGGATACTAAAAATCCTCAGTTACTTTTCTATTCAGTGCTTTTGATACTTTCAGTACTAGGAGACAGAAAGATTGCAGGAAAAGTATGCAGAAAAGAAGCCGAACTTTTTACCGAAGATTTAGAAAAAGAGGATGAAGAGAATCTGCTTGAAATGGCTAAATTTCTAGGAATAAAAGTTGAGAAAAAGAAGACTGAATTTCATGTTACAAAAGGTAAAGTAACTTTAAACTATGCTATTCATTTTATAGACTACTTAAGACTTACAAAAAATCTTAGAAAAAATTCAAATTTTTCATTATCCTCAAGGATACTCAAAGACGGATATGTCTTTATAGATAGAAAAACAATGTTAAGCCTAATAAAAGAAGTGATTTACGAAAAAATGATAAATCTAGTAAAGCCTATTCCTTTATCGGAAATTCCAGATACAATAAAAGACCTACTTTTATTAAGGAAAGGCATCACACCCCCTTGTATTTCTGAACTGTTTAAAAAAGAGAAAAATAATGATGAAGAACTAAAAATCCTCACAGTCTATATGATAGATACGGGAAGTAGCTCTGATTCAATACTAACAATGTTGAAGAACAAAGGCGTTCAGAACCCGGAAGATTTCTTAAACCATTTTGTAAAAGATAGAAAAACCAGATATATAATCTATAACTGCGATAAGCTGAAGAAGATGAACTTATGTGTTTCAGAGTGCGGTGTTAGAAATCCTTTACAGCTCTATTTTGGCAAATTAGCTAATACAAGCTGA
- the pgsA gene encoding archaetidylinositol phosphate synthase: MITRLRKESKKVLRPIATALVKLGIRANEITVLGLVLSIAYFIVIYLTKNPLFGAILVALSSFSDALDGEIARISGSAGSKGAFLDSSLDRIEDTLFLSSLAFYFQPILVALLVGISLIIPYLRARAEALGIKAEGRGIIERGERIILTLLILILLFINFHFTIYIFYIFILLSIVTVIQRFQLVLANLPK, from the coding sequence ATGATTACGAGGTTAAGGAAGGAAAGTAAAAAAGTATTAAGGCCTATAGCTACTGCATTAGTAAAACTAGGTATAAGAGCTAACGAAATTACAGTTCTCGGCTTAGTTCTTTCAATAGCTTATTTTATTGTAATATACTTAACAAAGAATCCGCTTTTTGGTGCTATATTAGTAGCCTTATCATCTTTCTCTGATGCACTGGACGGAGAAATTGCAAGAATTTCAGGTAGTGCAGGTAGTAAAGGTGCGTTTCTTGATTCGTCTCTTGATAGAATTGAGGATACTCTTTTCTTAAGTTCTTTAGCGTTCTATTTCCAACCAATTCTGGTAGCTCTACTTGTGGGAATATCGTTAATTATTCCTTATTTAAGAGCAAGGGCTGAGGCTTTGGGTATTAAAGCTGAAGGTAGGGGTATAATTGAGAGAGGAGAAAGGATAATCCTTACTTTACTTATACTTATTTTGCTTTTTATTAATTTTCATTTCACAATTTACATTTTTTATATCTTTATTTTATTATCTATAGTAACAGTAATTCAAAGGTTTCAGCTTGTATTAGCTAATTTGCCAAAATAG
- a CDS encoding protein-lysine N-methyltransferase — MTYTPHVPYVPTPDPVVRKMLEIAKVGPEDIVYDLGCGDGRIVITAAKDFNVKKAVGIDINDERIKEASENVKKNGVEGKVTIEKGNFFDIDLSEATVVTMFLLTNVNEMLKPKLEKELKPGTRVVSHEFEMRGWTPKEVVKVEDGNMNHIVYLYVIGEHK; from the coding sequence ATGACATACACACCACATGTTCCATATGTACCTACACCAGATCCAGTAGTAAGGAAAATGTTAGAAATAGCAAAGGTAGGACCAGAAGATATAGTATATGATTTAGGCTGTGGAGACGGGAGAATTGTAATAACTGCAGCAAAAGACTTCAATGTAAAGAAAGCAGTAGGAATTGATATTAACGATGAAAGAATAAAGGAAGCTTCAGAGAACGTTAAAAAGAACGGTGTAGAAGGGAAAGTAACGATTGAAAAAGGCAACTTTTTTGATATAGATTTATCAGAAGCAACAGTAGTTACAATGTTTTTACTAACAAACGTTAATGAAATGCTTAAACCGAAATTAGAAAAAGAGCTCAAGCCAGGAACAAGAGTAGTTTCACATGAATTTGAAATGAGAGGTTGGACACCCAAAGAGGTTGTGAAAGTTGAAGATGGGAACATGAACCATATTGTTTACCTTTACGTTATAGGTGAACATAAGTGA
- a CDS encoding DUF2286 domain-containing protein gives MKVIILKSENGKITSEKSTEGDLAEVVRNTAIEALKEWNELTSDFIIMKDSQEVKLPLPLKPDVYEAVKNFLAGKEKSAAILKIPVFIISYDNIWQEENFQDKRVYVVSYYLNDDLKKDLIEYAQGVTSEEKPQETGEDEGEEEEE, from the coding sequence GTGAAAGTTATAATCCTGAAGAGTGAAAACGGTAAAATAACCTCAGAAAAATCGACAGAAGGAGATCTTGCAGAAGTAGTAAGAAATACTGCTATTGAAGCTTTAAAGGAATGGAACGAGCTTACATCAGATTTCATAATAATGAAAGACTCTCAAGAAGTAAAATTACCTTTACCTCTAAAACCTGATGTTTACGAGGCAGTAAAGAACTTCTTAGCCGGAAAGGAAAAATCTGCAGCAATATTAAAGATACCAGTATTTATTATAAGTTATGATAATATATGGCAGGAAGAGAATTTCCAAGATAAGAGAGTTTATGTCGTATCTTATTACTTAAATGATGATCTTAAGAAAGATTTAATCGAATATGCTCAAGGAGTTACATCAGAAGAAAAGCCTCAAGAAACTGGAGAAGACGAAGGAGAGGAAGAAGAGGAATAA
- a CDS encoding DNA-directed DNA polymerase I — MAKQVTLFDFSIKQDSKPSAEKEEGEVQQFEVENKRGQIEWIKEAKEGRTYYLLGVDYDGKKGKAVMKLYDPESQEAAILYDNTGHKSYFLVDLDPEKVRKMVKIIRDPSFDHLEVVSKIDPYTWKPITLTKIVVKDPLAVKRMRNYVPKAYEAHIKYFNNYIYDMQLIPGMPYKVSKGRLEVITPKVDTDEVTKAFQDSDEVTKEMALQWAPLFESDIPSIKRVAIDIEVFTPMKGRVPDPYKAEFPIISISLAGSDGLKKVLIIEREDVSEGNTNNEGISVEKFKTEREMLLRFFDIVRNYPLLLTFNGDDFDVPYIYFRSLKLGFYPEEIPFDIGSRETKFLPGFHVDLYRFFFNKAVRNYAFEGKYSEYSLDAVASALLGMSKVKVDSVISDLDISKLIQYNFRDSEITLKLTTFNNDLTWKLIALFARISKLGIEELTRTEISAWVKNLYYWEHRRRNWLIPLKEEILQRSSTLRTSAIIKGKGYKGAVVIDPPVGVFFSVTVLDFASLYPSIIRTWNLSYETVDIAECKNVFDVKDETGQVLHHVCMDRPGITAVITGLLRDFRVKIYKKKSKQKDLDGERKMMYEVVQRGMKVFINATYGVFGAESFPLYAPAVAESVTALGRFVITSTVKRAQEVGTRVLYGDTDSLFLYQPTQDQLNSIIKWVKDNFKLDLELDKSYKFVAFSGLKKNYFGIFTDSTFDIKGMLAKKRNTPEFLKGAFKEVKDLMGTINSPSDLEKVKKEISEKIKNVYEGLKNKEYNLDELAFRVMLSKDLDSYTKNTPQHVKAAMQLRALGIQVLPRDMILFVKVKSKEGVKPVQLAKLTEIDLDKYYDAVKSTFEQLLKSLGISWDEIASTISIDTFFKF, encoded by the coding sequence GTGGCAAAACAAGTTACGCTCTTTGATTTCTCAATTAAGCAGGATTCAAAACCTAGTGCTGAGAAGGAAGAAGGAGAGGTACAACAGTTTGAAGTTGAGAATAAGAGAGGTCAAATAGAATGGATTAAAGAAGCTAAGGAAGGTAGGACTTACTACTTGCTAGGCGTTGATTATGATGGTAAAAAGGGAAAGGCTGTAATGAAATTGTACGATCCTGAGAGTCAGGAAGCCGCGATACTTTACGATAATACCGGACATAAATCTTACTTTCTAGTTGACTTAGATCCTGAGAAGGTTAGAAAAATGGTTAAAATAATAAGGGATCCATCCTTTGACCATCTAGAAGTCGTAAGTAAAATTGATCCTTATACTTGGAAGCCTATTACTTTGACTAAGATAGTAGTTAAAGATCCTTTAGCAGTTAAAAGAATGAGAAATTATGTACCAAAGGCTTACGAAGCTCACATAAAATATTTCAATAACTATATTTATGATATGCAGTTAATTCCTGGAATGCCTTATAAAGTGAGTAAAGGTAGATTAGAAGTAATAACTCCTAAAGTTGATACTGATGAGGTGACTAAAGCATTCCAGGACTCTGACGAAGTTACCAAAGAAATGGCATTGCAATGGGCTCCTCTTTTTGAGTCTGATATACCATCAATTAAGAGAGTTGCTATAGATATTGAAGTATTTACTCCGATGAAAGGCAGGGTTCCAGACCCATATAAGGCAGAATTCCCGATTATAAGCATATCCTTAGCTGGAAGTGACGGTCTGAAAAAAGTCCTTATAATAGAAAGGGAAGATGTAAGTGAGGGTAATACAAATAATGAGGGAATATCCGTAGAGAAATTCAAAACTGAAAGAGAAATGCTATTGAGGTTTTTTGATATAGTAAGAAACTATCCACTTCTCTTAACTTTTAACGGCGATGACTTTGATGTTCCTTACATTTATTTCAGATCTTTAAAGTTGGGGTTCTACCCAGAGGAAATTCCTTTTGACATTGGAAGTAGGGAAACTAAATTCCTTCCGGGCTTTCACGTAGATCTTTATAGGTTCTTCTTTAATAAGGCAGTAAGGAATTATGCATTTGAAGGTAAGTACAGTGAATATAGCTTAGACGCAGTGGCTAGCGCTTTGCTCGGTATGTCTAAAGTAAAGGTAGATAGCGTAATTAGTGACTTAGATATTTCAAAATTAATTCAGTACAACTTCAGAGATTCGGAAATTACATTGAAGCTAACAACTTTTAATAACGATTTAACTTGGAAATTGATAGCTCTTTTTGCAAGGATATCTAAGCTTGGAATAGAAGAATTAACCAGGACTGAAATCTCAGCCTGGGTAAAGAACCTCTACTATTGGGAACATAGAAGGAGAAATTGGCTAATTCCACTAAAAGAGGAGATTTTACAAAGGTCTTCTACATTAAGGACATCTGCAATAATTAAAGGTAAAGGATATAAAGGTGCTGTAGTGATTGATCCACCGGTAGGAGTTTTCTTTAGTGTCACTGTCTTAGATTTTGCTTCACTGTATCCTTCAATCATTAGGACGTGGAATTTAAGTTATGAGACTGTAGATATTGCAGAATGTAAAAACGTATTTGATGTGAAAGATGAAACGGGGCAAGTCCTTCATCACGTCTGCATGGATAGGCCAGGAATAACTGCAGTTATTACTGGATTACTTAGGGATTTTAGAGTTAAGATCTATAAGAAGAAGTCGAAGCAGAAGGATTTAGATGGAGAACGTAAAATGATGTATGAAGTTGTACAAAGAGGTATGAAAGTGTTTATTAATGCTACGTACGGAGTATTTGGAGCAGAGAGCTTCCCGCTTTATGCACCTGCAGTTGCGGAGAGTGTTACTGCTCTAGGTAGGTTTGTAATTACCAGTACTGTTAAGAGGGCTCAAGAAGTGGGAACCAGAGTACTTTACGGAGATACTGATTCGTTATTCTTATATCAACCAACACAGGACCAATTAAATAGCATAATTAAGTGGGTTAAGGATAATTTTAAGCTAGATCTAGAGTTGGATAAGAGTTATAAATTTGTTGCATTTTCTGGTTTAAAGAAGAATTATTTTGGAATATTTACTGATTCTACATTTGATATAAAAGGAATGTTAGCTAAAAAGAGAAATACTCCAGAATTCCTGAAAGGTGCTTTTAAGGAAGTTAAAGATTTAATGGGTACAATAAATTCGCCTTCAGATTTGGAGAAGGTAAAGAAGGAAATTAGTGAAAAAATAAAGAATGTCTATGAAGGGTTAAAGAATAAGGAATATAATCTTGATGAGCTTGCCTTTAGGGTGATGCTTTCTAAGGATTTAGATTCATATACTAAGAATACTCCTCAACACGTAAAAGCTGCAATGCAGTTAAGAGCTTTAGGTATTCAAGTACTACCTAGGGATATGATATTATTCGTTAAAGTTAAAAGTAAAGAAGGAGTTAAGCCTGTACAGTTAGCTAAGTTGACAGAAATTGATCTAGATAAATATTACGATGCAGTAAAAAGCACTTTTGAGCAGTTATTGAAATCGCTAGGAATTAGTTGGGATGAAATAGCATCAACAATATCTATTGATACATTCTTTAAATTTTAA